One Ricinus communis isolate WT05 ecotype wild-type chromosome 2, ASM1957865v1, whole genome shotgun sequence DNA segment encodes these proteins:
- the LOC125369273 gene encoding uncharacterized protein LOC125369273 yields the protein MGRMARACPRYFSQPAFPQGLSASATGLAFPLALGYFQGGSQFVIQQDCGFGARVLLDHGATHSFVSPSFALRLDVQPVRLQVSMLVITLLSDALEIDVVFPSCPVSVEGQDLIANLILLDVMDFDIILEMDWSAMQFSMLDCREKQVAFRIPRDSEFHFKGEQVPTPSNLMSVITARRMLHRGCQGYLALVKDTSIGKGSVEDVQVVYEYPDVFPEELPRLPPNREIDFCIDMVPGTSPISLPPYRMAPAELKKLNE from the exons ATGGGTCGTATGGCTCGAGCATGCCCCCGCTACTTCAGTCAGCCAGCTTTTCCTCAAGGCTTGTCTGCTAGTGCGACTGGGCTAGCTTTTCCTTTAGCTCTAGGATACTTTCAGGGTGGATCTCAGTTTGTCATCCAGCAGGACTGTGGTTTTGGAG CTAGAGTTTTATTAGATCATGGGGCTACCCATTCTTTTGTATCGCCTAGTTTTGCTTTAAGATTGGATGTCCAACCCGTTAGACTTCAAGTTTCGATGTTGGTCATTACGCTATTAAGTGATGCCTTAGAGATCGATGTTGTGTTTCCGTCGTGTCCGGTGTCAGTTGAGGGTCAGGATTTAATTgctaatttaattctattggACGTAATGGATTTTGACATAATTTTGGAAATGGATTGGTCAGCTATGCAATTTTCCATGTTGGACTGCCGGGAGAAACAAGTAGCTTTTCGAATACCGAGAGACTCAGAGTTCCATTTTAAAGGTGAGCAGGTACCTACTCCATCGAATCTCATGTCAGTTATTACAGCTAGGCGGATGCTTCACCGTGGGTGTCAGGGATATCTAGCTTTAGTTAAGGATACCTCAATAGGAAAAGGTAGCGTTGAGGATGTTCAGGTGGTTTACGAGTATCCTGATGTATTTCCAGAAGAGCTACCAAGATTGCCGCCTAATAGGGAGATAGATTTCTGTATCGACATGGTACCGGGTACATCACCTATTTCCTTGCCACCCTACCGAATGGCACCAGCCGAGCTAAAGAAGTTAAATGAGTAG